A window of the Hippoglossus stenolepis isolate QCI-W04-F060 chromosome 8, HSTE1.2, whole genome shotgun sequence genome harbors these coding sequences:
- the LOC118113513 gene encoding uncharacterized protein LOC118113513, which yields MKTERKREPTASSPPAVCAVSVCLSPLSLSLSFSLSVSVSLFLSFSLPLSFSLPLSLSFAGNKCASPPFSPLAPVLGPSSAPQWIRREPWEFSQTRRTKQKLVCSCSSGVKEQRADSVENMSNSLERAVAQKKEAIEAVMDMFERGAEVLASAVGELFPLCEAAAPVLRLALDNVHSKEVFYVKEQFLTVRNKLDVLSTQLEDIDCEIKKGRLDSQYFSVEENIRNQFRKYMDILEAKQQFREVKTRLFLEHFAKTGGEKNLFVLYDALMGTNSFGESVLELVERYVARNRRLLEDFCVCMKELFCLGLIALLGHCALTQGLEEEEDKIQEWSSKIEEVESRMKTTIEACTAAFPDQAKLDAQRLLQEKEEVNLQDTTQQILQLLVKKYDWVSWSVRLINHSGSTYRNWRAGEHFHHVAGQNWFEVLQVNNINLVVSYSVKPQPVPRDCIRQAMETQGKKGNAPAVVEVLEKQLCGFVVHAVSRHKESAAAWSFPEDCHYWERHKNVAVCVHSE from the exons ATGAAGACTGAAAGGAAAAGGGAACCGACCGCATCTTCACCTCCTGCAGTTTGcgctgtttctgtctgtctgtctcctctctctctctctctctctttctctctctctgtgtctgtttctctctttctctctttctctctccctctctctttctctcttcctctctctctctcctttgcaGGGAACAAGTGCGCATCGCCTCCTTTTTCCCCCCTGGCTCCTGTTCTTGGaccctcctcagctcctcagtgGATCCGCAGAGAACCGTGGGAATTTTCTCAAACTCGAAGGACAAAACAGAAACTTGTTTGCAGCTGCTCGTCGGGCGTGAAGGAGCAGCGGGCAGATTCCGTCGAG AACATGTCCAATTCATTGGAGCGGGCTGTGGCCCAGAAGAAGGAGGCCATCGAGGCAGTGATGGACATGTTTGAGCGGGGGGCAGAGGTGTTGGCGAGCGCCGTGGGCGAGCTCTTCCCCCTCTGTGAGGCCGCCGCCCCGGTTCTCCGCCTGGCCTTAGACAACGTCCACAGCAAAGAGGTCTTTTACGTCAAAGAGCAGTTCCTGACGGTGCGGAACAAGCTGGACGTGCTCTCCACGCAGCTGGAGGACATAGACTGCGAGATCAAGAAGGGGAGACTGGACTCTCAGTACTTCTCCGTGGAGGAGAACATCAGGAACCAGTTCAGGAAATACATGGACATCCTGGAGGCGAAACAGCAGTTCAGGGAAGTGAAGACGAGGCTGTTCCTGGAGCACTTTGCTAAAACAGGGGGAGAGAAGAACCTGTTTGTGTTATATGATGCTCTAATGGGCACTAACAGCTTTGGAGAATCAGTGTTAGAGTTGGTGGAAAG ATATGTGGCGAGGAACCGACGCCTCCTGGAAGACTTCTGTGTCTGCATGAAGGAGCTCTTCTGTTTGGGCCTCATCGCCCTGCTGGGCCACTGCGCCCTGACCCAAGGCCTagaggaagaagaggacaaAATCCAAGAGTGGAGCAGCAAAATTGAAGAAGTCGAGTCCAGGATGAAGACGACCATCGAGGCCTGCACCGCTGCCTTCCCGGACCAAGCCAAATTAGACGCCCAGCGACTCCTGCAGGAGAAGGAAGAAGTAAACCTGCAGGACACGACTCAGCAGATTCTGCAGCTCTTGGTGAAAAAGTACGATTGGGTCAGCTGGTCGGTGCGGCTCATCAACCACTCAGGCAGCACCTACCGCAACTGGCGAGCAGGGGAGCACTTTCACCACGTGGCCGGACAGAACTGGTTCGAGGTGCTGCAGGTGAACAACATCAACCTGGTGGTGTCGTACAGCGTCAAGCCGCAGCCGGTGCCCCGCGACTGCATCCGGCAGGCGATGGAGACTCAGGGGAAGAAGGGGAACGCCCCGGCGGTGGTGGAGGTGCTGGAGAAGCAGCTGTGTGGGTTTGTTGTTCACGCCGTGAGTCGCCACAAGGAGTCTGCAGCTGCGTGGAGCTTCCCAGAGGATTGTCACTACTGGGAGAGACACAAGAATGTGGccgtgtgtgtgcactctgaGTAA